One genomic segment of Salminus brasiliensis chromosome 6, fSalBra1.hap2, whole genome shotgun sequence includes these proteins:
- the dmap1 gene encoding DNA methyltransferase 1-associated protein 1 — MATGADVRDILELTGGDNDAGPISKKDIINSDKKKAKKATETLTFKRPEGMHREVYALLYSDKKDAPPLLPSDTTQGYRTVKAKLGCKKVRPWKWMPFTHPARKDGAIFHHWRRAVEEGKDYPFARFNKTVQVPVYSEQEYQMYLHDDGWTKAETDHLFDLCKRFDLRFIVIHDRYDHQQYRKRSVEDLKERYYNICGKLMKVRAVTGTEPKIYIFDAGHERRRKEQLERLFSRTPEQVAEEEYLIQELRKIETRKKEREKKAQDLQKLITAADSTTEMRRAERKATKKKLPQKRETEKPAVPETAGIKFPDFKSAGVSLRSQRMKLPSSVGQKKIKAIEQILTEQGVDLNPMPTEEIVQMFNELRSDLVLVYELKQAHSNCEYEQQMLRHRYDALLKAGGAMTPQSESGGGPDSQAWPGPDDIKTEAKEQIIDVVGAPLTPNSRKRRESASSSSSIKKMKKP, encoded by the exons ATGGCTACCGGTGCTGATGTTCGAGATATTCTGGAGTTGACCGGAGGGGACAATGATGCAGGACCCATCAGCAAGAAAGATATCATCAACTCAGACAAG AAAAAGGCCAAGAAAGCCACAGAGACGCTGACCTTCAAGAGGCCGGAGGGAATGCACAGAGAAGTCTATGCTTTGCTCTACTCTGACAAAAA AGacgctcctcctctgctgccaAGTGACACCACTCAGGGTTACCGGACAGTGAAGGCAAAGCTGGGCTGTAAGAAGGTCAGGCCGTGGAAATGGATGCCTTTCACCCACCCGGCCCGGAAAGATGGAGCCATCTTCCATCACTGGAGACGAGCAGTGGAGGAGGGCAAGGACTACCCCTTCGCTCGCTTCAACaag ACCGTCCAGGTGCCCGTCTACTCTGAGCAAGAGTATCAGATGTATCTGCACGACGACGGCTGGACCAAAGCAGAAACAGATCACCTGTTTGACCTGTGCAAGCGCTTTGACCTGAGATTCATCGTCATCCACGACCGATACGACCACCAGCAGTACAGG AAACGCTCCGTGGAGGATCTGAAGGAACGCTATTATAATATCTGTGGGAAGCTGATGAAGGTTCGCGCCGTCACTGGCACGGAGCCCAAGATCTACATTTTCGACGCAGGTCACGAAAGACGCAGGAAAGAACAGCTTGAGAGACTCTTCAGCCGCACACCTGAGCAG GTGGCAGAGGAGGAGTATCTGATCCAGGAGTTGAGGAAGATCGAGACACGTAAGAAGGAGCGAGAGAAGAAGGCGCAGGACCTACAGAAGCTGATTACAGCGGCAGACAGCACCACGGAAATGCGCAGAGCCGAGCGCAAGGCCACCAAGAAGAAACTCCCACAGAAGCGAGAAACGGAGAAACCG GCTGTACCTGAAACTGCAGGAATCAAATTCCCTGACTTCAAATCAGCAGGAGTCTCACTGAGGAGCCAGAGG ATGAAGCTTCCTAGCTCTGTGGGACAGAAGAAGATAAAAGCTATTGAGCAGATCCTCACCGAGCAAGGAGTTG ATTTGAACCCCATGCCCACTGAAGAGATTGTGCAGATGTTCAACGAACTCCGCAGCGACCTGGTTCTCGTCTATGAGCTCAAACAGGCCCACAGTAACTGTGAGTACGAGCAGCAGATGCTGAGGCACCGCTACGACGCCTTGCTGAAGGCAGGCGGCGCTATGACGCCCCAGAGTGAGAGCGGAGGGGGTCCTGACAGTCAGGCCTGGCCCGGGCCAGACGACATAAAAACAGAAGCCAAGGAGCAGATCATCGATGTGGTGGGAGCTCCACTCACGCCAAACTCG CGCAAACGCAGAGAGTcggcctccagctcctcctccatcaaaaagatgaagaaaccTTGA